From a region of the Paenibacillus lutimineralis genome:
- a CDS encoding pyrimidine/purine nucleoside phosphorylase, translated as MTQEWRNVTVEKAANIYFDGRVTSRTAWLHDGSKITLGIMLPGEYEFHTNSMEVIDVISGEMEFLLSGETLWREISGRGTFSVPAHSSFKVKIHSVTDYCCSYGSAACENK; from the coding sequence GTGACGCAGGAGTGGAGAAATGTAACAGTTGAGAAGGCAGCCAACATTTACTTTGACGGCCGGGTAACGAGTCGTACCGCATGGCTTCATGACGGCAGTAAAATCACGCTTGGCATCATGCTTCCCGGGGAATATGAATTCCATACGAATTCTATGGAGGTCATCGATGTCATTTCCGGTGAGATGGAGTTCCTTCTCTCTGGAGAGACTTTGTGGCGAGAAATTAGCGGCCGGGGAACGTTTTCTGTTCCTGCCCATTCCTCGTTCAAGGTGAAAATTCATAGTGTAACCGACTATTGCTGCTCTTATGGATCGGCAGCTTGTGAGAACAAGTAA
- the tkt gene encoding transketolase: MPVSDNNNTIENLSITTIRTLAIDSIEKAKSGHPGMPMGSAPMGYQLFAKTMNHNPENPTWVNRDRFVLSAGHGSMLLYSLLHLSGYDLSLEDLKQFRQWGSKTPGHPEWGHTAGVDATTGPLGQGISMAVGMAMAETQLAGTYNKDDFKVIDHYTYGICGDGDLMEGVASEAASLAGHLKLGKLIFLYDSNDISLDGKLNLSFSENVRQRFEAYGWQTLLVKDGNDLDALAAAIEEAKADTERPTLIEVKTVIGYGSPNKQGKGGHGGTHGSPLGTEEAKLTKEFYKWVYEEDFYVPEEVREHFAKVKEHGIEVNKAWDAAFAKYKAQYPELAAQFEKAVAGDLPEDWDADLPKYSAEDKAISTRVASGKALNGLVNRVPQLLGGSADLESSTMTHLDGIDMYTPDTRAGRNLYFGVREFGMAAAMNGIMLHSGLKVFGGTFFVFTDYLRPAVRLAALMKLPVTYVLTHDSIAVGEDGPTHEPIEQLASLRIIPGLTVIRPADGNETSAAWAYALENKENPVALVLTRQNLPILEKSAELAREGIKRGGYVVSDAKDGKPVAQIIATGSEVQLAVKAQAALAEEGIHVRVISLPSWDLFDKQDKAYKDSVILPDVKARVAVEMAHPFGWERYVGEQGSIIGIDTFGASAPGDKVMAEYGYTVENVVKHVKEQLK, translated from the coding sequence ATAACCCGGAGAACCCGACTTGGGTGAACCGCGACCGCTTTGTGCTGTCCGCAGGTCACGGCTCCATGCTGCTTTATAGCTTGCTTCATTTGAGTGGATACGATCTTTCACTTGAGGATCTTAAGCAATTCCGTCAATGGGGAAGTAAGACGCCTGGTCACCCGGAATGGGGACATACAGCTGGTGTTGATGCTACAACTGGTCCGCTTGGTCAAGGGATCTCGATGGCTGTCGGCATGGCAATGGCTGAGACTCAATTGGCTGGAACCTACAACAAGGATGACTTCAAAGTTATCGATCACTATACTTACGGCATCTGCGGCGATGGAGACTTAATGGAAGGCGTAGCTAGTGAGGCTGCTTCCCTGGCAGGTCATTTGAAGCTGGGCAAACTGATCTTCCTGTACGATTCCAACGATATTTCGCTGGACGGCAAATTGAACCTTAGCTTCTCTGAGAATGTAAGACAGCGCTTTGAAGCTTATGGCTGGCAGACGCTGCTCGTTAAAGACGGCAACGATCTTGATGCGCTGGCGGCAGCTATCGAAGAAGCAAAGGCAGATACCGAGCGTCCTACCCTGATCGAAGTGAAGACGGTCATCGGCTACGGCAGCCCGAACAAGCAAGGTAAAGGCGGCCACGGCGGTACACATGGTTCCCCGCTTGGTACTGAAGAAGCAAAACTGACTAAGGAATTCTATAAATGGGTATATGAAGAGGACTTCTATGTTCCTGAAGAGGTGCGCGAGCATTTCGCTAAAGTGAAGGAGCACGGAATTGAAGTTAATAAAGCATGGGATGCAGCTTTTGCTAAATACAAGGCGCAATATCCTGAATTGGCGGCCCAATTTGAAAAGGCTGTAGCTGGAGACTTGCCTGAGGACTGGGATGCTGACCTTCCTAAATATAGTGCTGAGGACAAAGCGATTTCTACACGTGTTGCTTCCGGTAAAGCCCTGAATGGACTTGTAAATCGTGTACCGCAACTGCTTGGCGGTTCTGCTGACCTTGAGAGCTCGACGATGACTCACTTGGACGGCATTGATATGTATACACCGGACACTCGTGCCGGGCGCAATTTGTATTTCGGCGTACGCGAGTTCGGTATGGCAGCAGCGATGAACGGAATTATGCTGCATAGCGGATTGAAAGTATTTGGCGGTACTTTCTTCGTATTTACGGATTATCTCCGTCCAGCTGTGCGTCTAGCAGCCTTGATGAAATTGCCAGTAACATACGTACTGACTCATGACAGTATCGCGGTTGGGGAAGACGGACCAACGCATGAACCGATTGAACAACTGGCTTCCTTGCGTATCATTCCAGGTCTAACTGTGATCCGTCCGGCTGACGGTAATGAGACCTCCGCTGCTTGGGCATACGCTTTGGAGAACAAAGAAAACCCTGTGGCACTTGTCCTGACTCGTCAGAACCTGCCTATTCTGGAGAAGAGTGCTGAGCTTGCTCGTGAAGGCATCAAACGCGGTGGTTATGTCGTATCCGATGCGAAGGACGGCAAACCAGTAGCACAAATTATCGCGACAGGATCGGAAGTACAGCTGGCTGTGAAAGCTCAAGCCGCACTTGCGGAAGAAGGCATTCATGTACGTGTCATCAGCTTGCCAAGCTGGGATCTGTTCGATAAGCAAGACAAGGCTTATAAAGACTCGGTTATCCTGCCTGATGTCAAGGCTCGCGTCGCTGTGGAAATGGCGCATCCATTCGGTTGGGAACGTTATGTAGGCGAGCAAGGCTCGATCATCGGCATTGATACCTTTGGTGCATCTGCGCCTGGCGACAAGGTTATGGCTGAGTATGGCTACACGGTAGAGAACGTAGTGAAGCATGTGAAGGAACAATTGAAATAA
- a CDS encoding glycosyltransferase family 2 protein — MEQLISIVMPTYNRAQIISGAIESILRQSYANWELIVVDDRSTDHTEEAIREWTRKDARIRYVRNEREKGPGGARNTGMLAAQGEYLAFLDSDDEWYPCHLTDSMRTHALTKADISFALWMERHWDITSYNFENKVEQYLLHSMRKRFETWNDGETIVFEKGLFEAFLSHTRNFFQLNTMVFRRELLDEVGLINEHFYLGEDTTYLIRFFDNYRIALQTKPHSVYRESPDSLYFFCDRWQLDPDTIHLNEEIYKKIEGLSFKSIKVREHVRDLVAQSDSVSNKAKQFSYIDNGIASKYYTLSYLNRYDRKKALHYCRQSLRYKVSIFNLFLFIKLLFSSKSGNAFLHRALNFW, encoded by the coding sequence ATGGAGCAGCTGATAAGCATTGTGATGCCAACGTACAATCGGGCACAGATCATTTCCGGCGCAATCGAGTCCATCTTGCGGCAGTCTTACGCCAACTGGGAGCTGATCGTTGTTGATGACCGAAGCACGGATCATACGGAAGAGGCGATCCGCGAGTGGACGCGCAAAGATGCGCGAATCCGCTATGTGCGCAATGAACGGGAAAAAGGACCGGGTGGCGCGCGAAACACGGGGATGCTGGCGGCGCAAGGCGAATATTTGGCATTTCTTGATTCCGATGACGAATGGTATCCTTGCCATTTGACCGACAGCATGAGAACGCATGCGTTGACGAAAGCGGATATCAGCTTTGCATTATGGATGGAACGGCACTGGGATATTACCTCCTACAACTTCGAGAATAAAGTTGAGCAGTATTTGCTGCATTCGATGCGAAAAAGGTTCGAAACATGGAATGATGGAGAAACGATTGTATTCGAAAAGGGATTGTTCGAGGCGTTTTTGTCGCATACGCGCAATTTTTTTCAACTGAACACGATGGTATTCCGCCGGGAGCTGCTGGACGAAGTCGGCTTGATCAACGAACATTTTTATCTAGGGGAAGATACAACCTATCTAATCCGTTTTTTCGACAATTACAGAATTGCGCTGCAAACCAAACCTCATTCCGTCTACCGGGAGTCTCCCGACAGCCTCTACTTTTTCTGCGACCGCTGGCAGCTTGATCCCGATACGATTCATCTCAACGAGGAAATCTATAAAAAAATTGAGGGGCTTAGCTTCAAATCTATCAAAGTGCGCGAGCATGTCCGGGATTTGGTGGCGCAGTCCGATTCCGTCAGTAATAAAGCGAAACAGTTCTCCTACATTGATAACGGCATTGCAAGCAAATATTATACCCTCAGCTATTTGAACCGTTACGACCGTAAAAAAGCGCTCCACTATTGCCGCCAATCCCTTCGTTACAAAGTTTCGATTTTTAATCTGTTTTTGTTTATCAAACTGCTGTTTTCAAGCAAGAGCGGAAATGCTTTTTTGCATAGGGCTCTTAATTTCTGGTAG